In Halobacterium noricense, the genomic stretch TCCCGCCCGCGGCGACTTCGTCGACAACTTCTTCGACGTCGTCGACTGGGAGGAGCCCGCAGCGCGCTACGCGGACCTCGTCGAGAAGTTCGAGTAACCGCGCCACGCAACCGTCGGCCCTACCGCTCGGCATCCGGGTCGTTTGCCGGCCCACCCCTGAAGGCTTTTATCCGTTCCCCGTTTCGGCTCGTGCGATGCTCTCCAAACGCCGCTTTCTCGAATGAGTAGCTAGCGCAGTCACTCGTAGTCGCTGCCGCGCTCGGGCTCGCCGAGTTCGCGCCACGGCCGCACCGAGTGGACGCCGTACTGCTCGTCCAGCTCACGGGGCGTCTCGTTCTCCTCGGCGCCGAGGACGGCGATGCCCGCGATTTCCGCACCCGCGCGTTCGAGCAGGTCGAGCGCTGTCGTCATCTGGGCGGCGGTCTCCATCCAGTCGTCGACGAGCAGCACGCGGCTCCCCTCCGGGACCATCCGGACGTCCAGTTCGAGCGTCTTCTGTTCGCCCGTATAATCCACGAGGTCCCCGCTGATGCGGTGTTCGTCGGCGATGGGGAGTTTCCCGCCCTTGCGGACCGTGACGAACCCCGCGTCGAGTTCCCGCGCGAGCACCGCGCCCGGCACGAACCCGAGCGCGTCGATGCCCGCGACCTGGTCGACGTCGTCGGGGTCGTAGGGGTCGAGGAGGTCGTCGACGAACGCCGCGAAGTCGTCGGCGTCAGTGAACAGCGCGGGGACGTTGTAGCGGTACTCCGCGCTGCTGATTCGGTCCCGGTACGCCGGCCAGTCCATCAGTCGGGTCTACGGCGGCGAGCCCTTAGTCGGTTCGCTCGGCGCGACGCCGCGAGAAGGGGAGGGCTACCGGCGGTTCGACGGCGACGACGAGTTCCTCGCGCGCAGCGCGAACGGCGACAGCAGGCCGCCGCCGAGCGCGCCCGCGAACGCGAGCACGCCGATGTCGGAGTTCGAGAGCCCGCCACCGCCGCCACCGCTGTTATTCGCGCCGCTGGCGCTCCCGACGACGACCGCGCCCTTCATCCCCATCGTCCGGTGGGGGTTGCAGTAGTACTTCGAGATGCCCTCGCTGTCGTACGTCCGGGTGAACGTGAACCCGGATTCGTTGGTGAGTTCGCTCTCGTAGCTGCCGTCCTCGGCGACGACGTTGTGAGTGCCGTTCACCCACTCGAAGGTCACTGTCGTGCCGGGGTCGACGCGGATGGCTGCGGGACCGAAGCCGTACGGGCCGTTGTTGGCTTCGACGCCGACTTCGACGGTGACCTCGGACTGGCCGGTCTTGTCGACGACGCCGTCGAAGTTGCTGACGCCCTCGAACCAGCCGCCGAAGTCGACCTGCTGGCTGCCCGACCCGGAGTCCTCCGAGGACCCGCTGGAGGACGACGCGCCGACGTCGACGTCGCCGACGACGACGGCACCCTTCATCCCCATGGTCTTGTGCGGCGTACACGCGTACCGCGTTACGCCCTCTTCCTGGAACGTCCGGGTGAACGTGAACCCGGACTCGTCGGTGAGCTCGCTCTCGAAACTGCCGTCCTCGGCGACGACGTTGTGCGAGCCGGCAACCCACTTCCACGTCACCGTCGTCCCGGGGTCGACGCGAACCGCCGCGGGACCGAAGCCGAACGAGCCGTTGTTGGCTTCGACGCCGACCTCGACGGTGACCTCCGAATTTCCGGTCTTGTCGACGACGCCGTCGTAGTTCGACGTGTTCCCGAACCACGATTCGAGGTCGGCGTCCTGTGCGAGCGCGGAGCCGGTGAACGCCGCGCCCGTGGCTGCCGCCGCGCCCGCCGCAGCCGTCGTCTTCAGCACGCTGCGCCTCGTGACCGTGGGGGTGTCGTTGGGAGTCATGGTCCTGGGTTACGCTTCGTAGCCCGCGTACTCCATCAGTTGGGCGAAGATATCCGTGTCCATCGCGTCCCGGTAGACGATGCCCGAGAGCATGCCGCCAGGGTAGTACGAGCCGTTCATCACGTGGTTGACCTTGTGGCAGTGCATCAGGTAGATGCCGGGCTCGGCGTCCGCCTCGAACTCGATGGTGTGGCGCTCGGCGGGCGCGATGTTCGTGATGTCCATCTCGTGCTGAGCAGCCTCGGGAATCTGCCCGCCGTCCTTCTCTATCCGCCGGAAGCGGTGGTTGTGGAGGTGCAGCGGGTGGTTCATGTAGCCGCCGTTGACGAAGTGGATGCGCACCGTGTCGCCCTGGTCGACGATGATGGGCGAGCCGTCCTCGGGGTGGAGCGTGCGCGGTGCGGCCTTCCCGTTGACCGTGAACACGTCCGGGCTGCGCGTGCGTGGACTGTAGGAGACGTCCTCGCCGGCCATCTTCCGGTTGAGCCGGGAGTCCCAGTCCTTGACGGTCATGAAGTACTCCTTGTCCGCCGGCTCGTACCCCTTCGGGTCGACACGGAAGATGCCGTACATCCCCATGTCGATGTGGCGGTGGGTCTGGTAGTGGCAGTGGTAGACGTGCGTGCCGGGGACGTTGGCGGGAATCGTGTACGTGTGTTTCTCGCCGGGGTCGATGCGGATGCCCGTGGTCGTCGGGACGCCGTCGTCCTTCCAGGCTTTCTGCGTGCCGTGGAAGTGGAGGGTG encodes the following:
- a CDS encoding phosphoribosyltransferase family protein codes for the protein MDWPAYRDRISSAEYRYNVPALFTDADDFAAFVDDLLDPYDPDDVDQVAGIDALGFVPGAVLARELDAGFVTVRKGGKLPIADEHRISGDLVDYTGEQKTLELDVRMVPEGSRVLLVDDWMETAAQMTTALDLLERAGAEIAGIAVLGAEENETPRELDEQYGVHSVRPWRELGEPERGSDYE
- a CDS encoding halocyanin domain-containing protein, with the translated sequence MTPNDTPTVTRRSVLKTTAAAGAAAATGAAFTGSALAQDADLESWFGNTSNYDGVVDKTGNSEVTVEVGVEANNGSFGFGPAAVRVDPGTTVTWKWVAGSHNVVAEDGSFESELTDESGFTFTRTFQEEGVTRYACTPHKTMGMKGAVVVGDVDVGASSSSGSSEDSGSGSQQVDFGGWFEGVSNFDGVVDKTGQSEVTVEVGVEANNGPYGFGPAAIRVDPGTTVTFEWVNGTHNVVAEDGSYESELTNESGFTFTRTYDSEGISKYYCNPHRTMGMKGAVVVGSASGANNSGGGGGGLSNSDIGVLAFAGALGGGLLSPFALRARNSSSPSNRR
- a CDS encoding multicopper oxidase domain-containing protein; the encoded protein is MSDRIGAPGYGISRREFVAATGGTGVAALAGCTAPAEQGSGVTNTTPSQQASQSNLPTTSPPEVVDATEQGNQVTLKSVPAVHQAHPLDSMGGPVELPRVWAFATEDGDPSVPGPIVRTEEGQDIEVTLDNTEGKRPHTLHFHGTQKAWKDDGVPTTTGIRIDPGEKHTYTIPANVPGTHVYHCHYQTHRHIDMGMYGIFRVDPKGYEPADKEYFMTVKDWDSRLNRKMAGEDVSYSPRTRSPDVFTVNGKAAPRTLHPEDGSPIIVDQGDTVRIHFVNGGYMNHPLHLHNHRFRRIEKDGGQIPEAAQHEMDITNIAPAERHTIEFEADAEPGIYLMHCHKVNHVMNGSYYPGGMLSGIVYRDAMDTDIFAQLMEYAGYEA